In Gossypium arboreum isolate Shixiya-1 chromosome 5, ASM2569848v2, whole genome shotgun sequence, a single genomic region encodes these proteins:
- the LOC108453189 gene encoding homeobox-leucine zipper protein GLABRA 2 isoform X2, with the protein MGVVDMTNPPTKDFFASPALSLSLAGIFRDAGATAAAATASASMEVEEGDEGSGGGGGSGSKKDDTVEISSENSGPARSRSEDDLLDHDDDEDDADKSKKKKRKKYHRHTADQIREMEALFKESPHPDEKQRQQLSKQLGLAPRQVKFWFQNRRTQIKAIQERHENSLLKQELEKLRDENKAMRETINKACCLNCGMATTAKDGSITAEEQQLRIENAKLKAEVEKLRTVIGKYPPGASTTGSCSSGNDQENRSSLDFYTGIFGLEKSRIMEIVNQAMEELQKMATAGEPLWVRSVETGREILNYDEYVKEFSVESSSNGRPKRSIEASRETGVVFLDLPRLVQSFMDANQWKEMFPCIISKAATVDVICHGEAPNKNGAVQLMFAELQMLTPLVPTREVYFVRYCKQLSAEQWAIVDVSIDKVEENIDASLVKCRKRPSGCIIQDTTNGHCKVIWVEHLECQKNTVHTLYRTIVRSGLAFGARHWMATLQHQCERLVFFMATNVPTKDSTGVATLAGRKSILKLAQRMTWSFCHSIGASSYHTWNKVSTKTGEDIRVSSRKNLNDPGEPHGVIVCAVSSVCLPVSPTLLFDFLRDESRRSEWDIMSNGGPVQSIANLAKGKDRGNAVTIQAMKSKENSMWILQDSCTNAFESMVVFAHVDVTGIQSVITGCDSSNMAILPSGFSILPDGLESRPLVISSRHEKSNDTEGGSLLTVAFQILTNSSPTAKLTMESVESVNTIVSCTLRNIKTSLQCEDG; encoded by the exons ATGGGCGTCGTCGACATGACTAACCCACCCACCAAAGATTTCTTTGCTTCTCCCGCTCTCTCCCTTAGCCTT GCCGGGATATTCCGGGATGCCGGTGCTACGGCGGCAGCTGCAACTGCGAGTGCGAGTATGGAGGTGGAGGAAGGAGATGAAGGAAGCGGAGGAGGAGGAGGATCAGGTAGTAAGAAAGATGACACTGTAGAAATCAGTAGCGAAAACTCGGGCCCTGCAAGATCAAGATCCGAGGATGACTTGCTAGATCACGACGATGACGAGGATGACGCCGATAAGtccaaaaagaagaagagaaagaagTATCATCGTCACACCGCCGACCAAATCAGAGAAATGGAAGC GCTGTTTAAGGAATCACCCCATCCAGATGAGAAGCAAAGGCAGCAATTGAGTAAACAATTAGGCCTTGCTCCAAGACAAGTCAAGTTCTGGTTTCAAAATCGTCGAACACAAATCAAA GCTATACAAGAGCGCCATGAAAATTCGTTGTTGAAGCAAGAGCTGGAGAAGCTCCGAGACGAAAACAAAGCCATGAGGGAGACTATAAATAAAGCGTGTTGCCTCAACTGTGGCATGGCTACCACTGCCAAAGATGGCTCCATTACAGCTGAAGAACAACAACTACGAATCGAGAATGCCAAACTCAAAGCCGAG GTAGAAAAACTGAGAACAGTAATAGGAAAATACCCTCCGGGTGCATCAACGACTGGTTCATGTTCATCTGGAAATGACCAAGAAAACAGGAGTTCATTGGATTTTTACACTGGGATTTTTGGACTTGAAAAGTCGAGAATCATGGAGATTGTAAACCAAGCCATGGAAGAGTTGCAAAAGATGGCTACGGCTGGTGAACCGCTGTGGGTTCGAAGCGTTGAGACGGGTCGGGAGATACTTAACTACGATGAGTACGTCAAAGAGTTCTCTGTTGAAAGTTCAAGCAATGGGAGGCCAAAAAGATCCATTGAAGCCTCTAGAGAGACTGGGGTTGTTTTTCTTGATCTCCCGAGGCTGGTACAAAGCTTCATGGATGCG AATCAATGGAAGGAAATGTTCCCATGCATAATCTCAAAGGCTGCTACTGTTGATGTGATTTGCCATGGGGAAGCTCCGAATAAAAATGGTGCTGTACAGTTG ATGTTTGCTGAGCTGCAAATGCTCACACCCTTGGTGCCTACCAGAGAAGTGTACTTTGTCCGGTACTGCAAGCAATTGAGTGCTGAACAATGGGCAATTGTCGACGTTTCTATTGACAAAGTTGAAGAAAATATCGATGCATCCTTAGTGAAATGCAGAAAACGTCCATCAGGTTGCATCATCCAGGATACAACCAATGGCCATTGTAAG GTGATTTGGGTGGAACACCTTGAGTGCCAGAAAAACACTGTTCACACGTTGTACCGTACCATTGTTCGCAGTGGACTAGCATTTGGTGCAAGGCATTGGATGGCAACATTACAACATCAGTGTGAAAGGCTCGTTTTCTTCATGGCAACCAATGTTCCTACCAAGGATTCAACTg gtgTTGCAACATTGGCTGGGAGGAAGAGTATTTTGAAATTGGCCCAGAGAATGACATGGAGCTTTTGTCATTCAATTGGAGCATCAAGTTATCATACCTGGAATAAAGTCTCTACAAAAACAGGGGAAGACATTAGAGTATCTTCCAGGAAAAACTTAAATGACCCCGGTGAGCCACATGGGGTCATCGTCTGTGCTGTTTCTTCCGTTTGTTTGCCTGTCTCTCCGACTCTTTTATTTGATTTCTTGAGAGACGAATCTCGTCGCAGTGAG TGGGATATCATGTCAAACGGAGGTCCTGTACAATCCATTGCAAACTTGGCCAAAGGAAAGGATCGGGGAAATGCAGTAACAATTCAA GCAATGAAGTCAAAAGAGAATAGCATGTGGATACTCCAAGATAGTTGCACTAATGCTTTTGAATCCATGGTGGTCTTTGCTCATGTGGATGTAACTGGAATACAATCAGTGATCACAGGATGTGACTCTAGCAACATGGCCATATTACCTTCAGGCTTCTCCATTCTTCCCGACGGACTCGAGTCAAGGCCATTAGTGATTTCTTCTAGGCACGAGAAAAGCAATGATACCGAAGGAGGATCATTGCTTACTGTAGCTTTCCAAATCCTAACAAACAGCTCCCCGACTGCCAAACTAACCATGGAATCTGTGGAATCTGTCAACACAATAGTATCTTGCACATTGCGAAACATTAAGACAAGCTTGCAATGTGAAGATGGGTGA
- the LOC108453189 gene encoding homeobox-leucine zipper protein GLABRA 2 (The RefSeq protein has 4 substitutions compared to this genomic sequence): MTNPPTKDFFASPALSLSLAGIFRDAGATAAAATASASMEVEEGDEGSGGGGGSGSKKDDTVEISSENSGPARSRSEDDLLDHDDDEDDADKSKKKKRKKYHRHTADQIREMEALFKESPHPDEKQRQQLSKQLGLAPRQVKFWFQNRRTQIKAIQERHENSLLKQELEKLRDENKAMRETINKACCLNCGMATTAKDGSITAEEQQLRIENAKLKAEVEKLRTVIGKYPPGASTTGSCSSGNDQENRSSLDFYTGIFGLEKSRIMEIVNQAMEELQKMATAGEPLWVRSVETGREILNYDEYVKEFSVESSSNGRPKRSIEASRETGVVFLDLPRLVQSFMDANQWKEMFPCIISKAATVDVICHGEAPNKNGAVQLMFAELQMLTPLVPTREVYFVRYCKQLSAEQWAIVDVSIDKVEENIDASLVKCRKRPSGCIIQDTTNGHCKVIWVEHXECQKNTVHTLYRTIVRSGLAFGARHWMATLQHQCEGLFFFMATNVPTKDSTGVATLAGRKSILKLAQRMTWSFCHSIGASSYHTWNKVSTKTGEDVRVSSRKNLNDPGEPHGVIVCAVSSVCLPVSPTLLFDFLRDESRRSEWDIMSNGGPVQSIANLAKGKDRGNAVTIQAMKSKENSMWILQDSCTNAFESMVVFAHVDVTGIQSVITGCDSSNMAILPSGFSILPDGLESRPLVISSRHEKSNDTEGGSLLTVAFQILTNSSPTAKLTMESVESVNTIVSCTLRNIKTSLQCEDG, encoded by the exons ATGACTAACCCACCCACCAAAGATTTCTTTGCTTCTCCCGCTCTCTCCCTTAGCCTT GCCGGGATATTCCGGGATGCCGGTGCTACGGCGGCAGCTGCAACTGCGAGTGCGAGTATGGAGGTGGAGGAAGGAGATGAAGGAAGCGGAGGAGGAGGAGGATCAGGTAGTAAGAAAGATGACACTGTAGAAATCAGTAGCGAAAACTCGGGCCCTGCAAGATCAAGATCCGAGGATGACTTGCTAGATCACGACGATGACGAGGATGACGCCGATAAGtccaaaaagaagaagagaaagaagTATCATCGTCACACCGCCGACCAAATCAGAGAAATGGAAGC GCTGTTTAAGGAATCACCCCATCCAGATGAGAAGCAAAGGCAGCAATTGAGTAAACAATTAGGCCTTGCTCCAAGACAAGTCAAGTTCTGGTTTCAAAATCGTCGAACACAAATCAAA GCTATACAAGAGCGCCATGAAAATTCGTTGTTGAAGCAAGAGCTGGAGAAGCTCCGAGACGAAAACAAAGCCATGAGGGAGACTATAAATAAAGCGTGTTGCCTCAACTGTGGCATGGCTACCACTGCCAAAGATGGCTCCATTACAGCTGAAGAACAACAACTACGAATCGAGAATGCCAAACTCAAAGCCGAG GTAGAAAAACTGAGAACAGTAATAGGAAAATACCCTCCGGGTGCATCAACGACTGGTTCATGTTCATCTGGAAATGACCAAGAAAACAGGAGTTCATTGGATTTTTACACTGGGATTTTTGGACTTGAAAAGTCGAGAATCATGGAGATTGTAAACCAAGCCATGGAAGAGTTGCAAAAGATGGCTACGGCTGGTGAACCGCTGTGGGTTCGAAGCGTTGAGACGGGTCGGGAGATACTTAACTACGATGAGTACGTCAAAGAGTTCTCTGTTGAAAGTTCAAGCAATGGGAGGCCAAAAAGATCCATTGAAGCCTCTAGAGAGACTGGGGTTGTTTTTCTTGATCTCCCGAGGCTGGTACAAAGCTTCATGGATGCG AATCAATGGAAGGAAATGTTCCCATGCATAATCTCAAAGGCTGCTACTGTTGATGTGATTTGCCATGGGGAAGCTCCGAATAAAAATGGTGCTGTACAGTTG ATGTTTGCTGAGCTGCAAATGCTCACACCCTTGGTGCCTACCAGAGAAGTGTACTTTGTCCGGTACTGCAAGCAATTGAGTGCTGAACAATGGGCAATTGTCGACGTTTCTATTGACAAAGTTGAAGAAAATATCGATGCATCCTTAGTGAAATGCAGAAAACGTCCATCAGGTTGCATCATCCAGGATACAACCAATGGCCATTGTAAG GTGATTTGGGTGGAACACCTTGAGTGCCAGAAAAACACTGTTCACACGTTGTACCGTACCATTGTTCGCAGTGGACTAGCATTTGGTGCAAGGCATTGGATGGCAACATTACAACATCAGTGTGAAAGGCTCGTTTTCTTCATGGCAACCAATGTTCCTACCAAGGATTCAACTg gtgTTGCAACATTGGCTGGGAGGAAGAGTATTTTGAAATTGGCCCAGAGAATGACATGGAGCTTTTGTCATTCAATTGGAGCATCAAGTTATCATACCTGGAATAAAGTCTCTACAAAAACAGGGGAAGACATTAGAGTATCTTCCAGGAAAAACTTAAATGACCCCGGTGAGCCACATGGGGTCATCGTCTGTGCTGTTTCTTCCGTTTGTTTGCCTGTCTCTCCGACTCTTTTATTTGATTTCTTGAGAGACGAATCTCGTCGCAGTGAG TGGGATATCATGTCAAACGGAGGTCCTGTACAATCCATTGCAAACTTGGCCAAAGGAAAGGATCGGGGAAATGCAGTAACAATTCAA GCAATGAAGTCAAAAGAGAATAGCATGTGGATACTCCAAGATAGTTGCACTAATGCTTTTGAATCCATGGTGGTCTTTGCTCATGTGGATGTAACTGGAATACAATCAGTGATCACAGGATGTGACTCTAGCAACATGGCCATATTACCTTCAGGCTTCTCCATTCTTCCCGACGGACTCGAGTCAAGGCCATTAGTGATTTCTTCTAGGCACGAGAAAAGCAATGATACCGAAGGAGGATCATTGCTTACTGTAGCTTTCCAAATCCTAACAAACAGCTCCCCGACTGCCAAACTAACCATGGAATCTGTGGAATCTGTCAACACAATAGTATCTTGCACATTGCGAAACATTAAGACAAGCTTGCAATGTGAAGATGGGTGA
- the LOC108453189 gene encoding homeobox-leucine zipper protein GLABRA 2 isoform X1: MGVVDMTNPPTKDFFASPALSLSLAGIFRDAGATAAAATASASMEVEEGDEGSGGGGGSGSKKDDTVEISSENSGPARSRSEDDLLDHDDDEDDADKSKKKKRKKYHRHTADQIREMEALFKESPHPDEKQRQQLSKQLGLAPRQVKFWFQNRRTQIKAIQERHENSLLKQELEKLRDENKAMRETINKACCLNCGMATTAKDGSITAEEQQLRIENAKLKAEVEKLRTVIGKYPPGASTTGSCSSGNDQENRSSLDFYTGIFGLEKSRIMEIVNQAMEELQKMATAGEPLWVRSVETGREILNYDEYVKEFSVESSSNGRPKRSIEASRETGVVFLDLPRLVQSFMDANQWKEMFPCIISKAATVDVICHGEAPNKNGAVQLMFAELQMLTPLVPTREVYFVRYCKQLSAEQWAIVDVSIDKVEENIDASLVKCRKRPSGCIIQDTTNGHCKVIWVEHLECQKNTVHTLYRTIVRSGLAFGARHWMATLQHQCERLVFFMATNVPTKDSTGVATLAGRKSILKLAQRMTWSFCHSIGASSYHTWNKVSTKTGEDIRVSSRKNLNDPGEPHGVIVCAVSSVCLPVSPTLLFDFLRDESRRSEWDIMSNGGPVQSIANLAKGKDRGNAVTIQVSSLGCFFTLLTVYNILNRIMFSVQAMKSKENSMWILQDSCTNAFESMVVFAHVDVTGIQSVITGCDSSNMAILPSGFSILPDGLESRPLVISSRHEKSNDTEGGSLLTVAFQILTNSSPTAKLTMESVESVNTIVSCTLRNIKTSLQCEDG, from the exons ATGGGCGTCGTCGACATGACTAACCCACCCACCAAAGATTTCTTTGCTTCTCCCGCTCTCTCCCTTAGCCTT GCCGGGATATTCCGGGATGCCGGTGCTACGGCGGCAGCTGCAACTGCGAGTGCGAGTATGGAGGTGGAGGAAGGAGATGAAGGAAGCGGAGGAGGAGGAGGATCAGGTAGTAAGAAAGATGACACTGTAGAAATCAGTAGCGAAAACTCGGGCCCTGCAAGATCAAGATCCGAGGATGACTTGCTAGATCACGACGATGACGAGGATGACGCCGATAAGtccaaaaagaagaagagaaagaagTATCATCGTCACACCGCCGACCAAATCAGAGAAATGGAAGC GCTGTTTAAGGAATCACCCCATCCAGATGAGAAGCAAAGGCAGCAATTGAGTAAACAATTAGGCCTTGCTCCAAGACAAGTCAAGTTCTGGTTTCAAAATCGTCGAACACAAATCAAA GCTATACAAGAGCGCCATGAAAATTCGTTGTTGAAGCAAGAGCTGGAGAAGCTCCGAGACGAAAACAAAGCCATGAGGGAGACTATAAATAAAGCGTGTTGCCTCAACTGTGGCATGGCTACCACTGCCAAAGATGGCTCCATTACAGCTGAAGAACAACAACTACGAATCGAGAATGCCAAACTCAAAGCCGAG GTAGAAAAACTGAGAACAGTAATAGGAAAATACCCTCCGGGTGCATCAACGACTGGTTCATGTTCATCTGGAAATGACCAAGAAAACAGGAGTTCATTGGATTTTTACACTGGGATTTTTGGACTTGAAAAGTCGAGAATCATGGAGATTGTAAACCAAGCCATGGAAGAGTTGCAAAAGATGGCTACGGCTGGTGAACCGCTGTGGGTTCGAAGCGTTGAGACGGGTCGGGAGATACTTAACTACGATGAGTACGTCAAAGAGTTCTCTGTTGAAAGTTCAAGCAATGGGAGGCCAAAAAGATCCATTGAAGCCTCTAGAGAGACTGGGGTTGTTTTTCTTGATCTCCCGAGGCTGGTACAAAGCTTCATGGATGCG AATCAATGGAAGGAAATGTTCCCATGCATAATCTCAAAGGCTGCTACTGTTGATGTGATTTGCCATGGGGAAGCTCCGAATAAAAATGGTGCTGTACAGTTG ATGTTTGCTGAGCTGCAAATGCTCACACCCTTGGTGCCTACCAGAGAAGTGTACTTTGTCCGGTACTGCAAGCAATTGAGTGCTGAACAATGGGCAATTGTCGACGTTTCTATTGACAAAGTTGAAGAAAATATCGATGCATCCTTAGTGAAATGCAGAAAACGTCCATCAGGTTGCATCATCCAGGATACAACCAATGGCCATTGTAAG GTGATTTGGGTGGAACACCTTGAGTGCCAGAAAAACACTGTTCACACGTTGTACCGTACCATTGTTCGCAGTGGACTAGCATTTGGTGCAAGGCATTGGATGGCAACATTACAACATCAGTGTGAAAGGCTCGTTTTCTTCATGGCAACCAATGTTCCTACCAAGGATTCAACTg gtgTTGCAACATTGGCTGGGAGGAAGAGTATTTTGAAATTGGCCCAGAGAATGACATGGAGCTTTTGTCATTCAATTGGAGCATCAAGTTATCATACCTGGAATAAAGTCTCTACAAAAACAGGGGAAGACATTAGAGTATCTTCCAGGAAAAACTTAAATGACCCCGGTGAGCCACATGGGGTCATCGTCTGTGCTGTTTCTTCCGTTTGTTTGCCTGTCTCTCCGACTCTTTTATTTGATTTCTTGAGAGACGAATCTCGTCGCAGTGAG TGGGATATCATGTCAAACGGAGGTCCTGTACAATCCATTGCAAACTTGGCCAAAGGAAAGGATCGGGGAAATGCAGTAACAATTCAAGTAAGTTCTTTAGGGTGTTTCTTTACCCTGTTAACCGTATACAACATTCTGAACAGAATCATGTTTTCTGTTCAGGCAATGAAGTCAAAAGAGAATAGCATGTGGATACTCCAAGATAGTTGCACTAATGCTTTTGAATCCATGGTGGTCTTTGCTCATGTGGATGTAACTGGAATACAATCAGTGATCACAGGATGTGACTCTAGCAACATGGCCATATTACCTTCAGGCTTCTCCATTCTTCCCGACGGACTCGAGTCAAGGCCATTAGTGATTTCTTCTAGGCACGAGAAAAGCAATGATACCGAAGGAGGATCATTGCTTACTGTAGCTTTCCAAATCCTAACAAACAGCTCCCCGACTGCCAAACTAACCATGGAATCTGTGGAATCTGTCAACACAATAGTATCTTGCACATTGCGAAACATTAAGACAAGCTTGCAATGTGAAGATGGGTGA